ACCGGCTCCGTGAGGTGCCTCTGACCGTGAGCGAGGCCGATCAGGTGCGTCGCCCGCGAAAGGCCATTTTTGACACGAACGACCCGACTAAAGTCGATCTCTACGTGCTCACTGAGGGCGCAGATATTTCACGAATGACCGCAAGATTGGCGGCCTCGGGACCGCGAAAACTCCTCGTCTCGACCGATAAGCTTACGGTCCCGGCGCCTAATGATTTTGCGCTCGTCCAGTATAACGAGACCACGCGCCTGGTCTCGATCAGCGCGACTCGGCCGGAGTTCACCCTTGTGGACACGGTCTCTGACGTCAGCGTGACCTTTGATCTGCCGATCATTGGCCCCGCAACGCGGCTGATTCCCTACGTCACGACCGTGACTGAGGACGAGGAAACTCGCGAGGAACTGCGCATCCTTGCGCATAACACGCAGAGCACCCTCTTGGCCGTGATCCGGCCTGAAACCGTGGCTCTGGATGGTGACGAGCCGACGCTCGGCCGCAGCGTGGAGGCCGTGAGACTTGAGCAGGTGCCCGAGCGCATCGAAGTCTCGTCGGGCGTGCCCGACCAGGCCATCGTCTTCCATCAGTCGTCTGGCTTCTCCTTGCTGGACCTGCGCCGAAACAACGGCATCCCGATTCAGGGTGGCGCCATCAGGGACGTGCTCTTCGACGGAGTGTTCGCCTACGTGATCTACCGAACGCTCCCGAATCTCACGATTTTTGCGGACGACGGGCACCCGAACAACTTCGACCTGCCCGCAAACGGCACGAACGTATTCTTTGACGCCTCGGAAGAGGTCCTGCTCGTAGAGCATAGCGACCTACACGGCACCTTCACGGTGCTCAACGCCAACGAACCCACCGTGGAAAATGCGACTGTTTACGAGTCGATCTTCCTCCAAAATATCTTCGGAGGGCTTTGATATGAATATGAATGTTTTGAAATGGATTCTGCCACTTTCGTTGATGATTGCTGGGGATGCGATGGCACAAGACCAGAGCCTCTTCCTCGAACTACGCATGGGAGGCCAGGTCGCCGAAGACGCGTCCATGGACTTCATCACGGACTCCAACGTGATTCCGATCACGTCGATCTCGGTTGGCGGCTCTATACCTACGCTTCCCGAGTTGCGCGCGGGCGTGATTTATCAGGGAAATGTGGAAGAGCGCGTGCCTTACCGGCTCACCGACCTGCAATTTGACTGGCAGCTTCAACAGGTAATGGCGTTTGCGGACTACGGCGTGGAGCTCTTCGGATTCTTGCGCCCGAGCGTGCGTGCAGGACTTGGTTACTCCAACCAATTTGTGGAAGTGGAGCTCAACCGAAGCCTCTACTCGGATTACGCGCACGACCTCGTCTACATGGCGACGGCCAATATCGATGCGTCTTTCACCATCCACCAAACGCCGAATTTTGCACTGCGTTTGGCAGGGCTTTTTGAGCTCGGCTGGCTTGGTCAGACGGCCGCTGAGTTTGACGAACTCGAGCGAGATAAGAACGACGAATGGGACCGCGTGCCTCCGACGTTGGGCGAGCTCAACATCAACGGTTTGCGCTGGTCGGTGGGCGTCGGGCTCGAAGCCGCGTTCTAGTCTTCCACGATTTTGAGCGTTCGACGGCCAAATTTTCCGGCCTGAACCTCCCTGTTCCAGCGCGCCCAACTCGCCATGTCGATTTGATTTAGAAACCGGAGGTTGGTCAGGATCCTGCCAACCTTCTCGGCGCGCGAACGGGCGATCTTGCCTTCCAAAATAGGGGCCCCAAAACGCGTGGGTGAGGGCAAGATCGAGGCGAGCAGGGCCATCTCTGGAACCTGGAGCTCGGCGGCTCCGACGCCAAAATAGCGCTGCGCCGCACGTTCGATTCCCTTCGCGCCACCACCCCAATCCGCAATATTTAAGTAGATCTCCAGAATTCGTTGTTTTGGGACGAGCTCCTCCATTCGCCACGTCAGATAGGCCTCTTGGAGCTTTCTGGAAATCGTCCGATCGTGATTCAGGAACACGTTCTTAACCACCTGTTGGGAGATCGTACTCCCGCCTCGCTCAAAGCTCTTGGCCTCAAGGTTATGCACCATCGCCGCCTGCAGTCCTGCCCAGTCGAACCCTGGGTGGTCAAAAAACGAGGCGTCTTCGGCCGACAACAAGACCTGCGGAATCACCGCCGGAAGTTGGTCATAACTTCTCCAGAACTTACCAAGGCCGTCCACACCCGGAGGAGGCCCTGCTGCAGCCAGGCTAGCCGGGTCCATGTTTGGAGAATCCCTCAGAACCTTGACGTCTCCCCCGAGATCTCCATCCAGGATCAATCGAT
This Microvenator marinus DNA region includes the following protein-coding sequences:
- a CDS encoding YncE family protein encodes the protein MNTRNNCGRVLVGAALLALMTACGPSVDDSLNEARSIVGPLTLDGRTAYVDQQNGHLFVLDPTRDEEKARLDVAKYAAGQKPGAVATSADKTKIYIVDEEGDKLLIVNAEDGQTTSVELKADYDRIAVDPEGEFVVLSFSGADATNVVARNLNEVGVVDLRGAEPEAYFVTLSTRANSFVFAPPFELDGQAQRMMAVLANNEVTLFDLLADNEDDRLREVPLTVSEADQVRRPRKAIFDTNDPTKVDLYVLTEGADISRMTARLAASGPRKLLVSTDKLTVPAPNDFALVQYNETTRLVSISATRPEFTLVDTVSDVSVTFDLPIIGPATRLIPYVTTVTEDEETREELRILAHNTQSTLLAVIRPETVALDGDEPTLGRSVEAVRLEQVPERIEVSSGVPDQAIVFHQSSGFSLLDLRRNNGIPIQGGAIRDVLFDGVFAYVIYRTLPNLTIFADDGHPNNFDLPANGTNVFFDASEEVLLVEHSDLHGTFTVLNANEPTVENATVYESIFLQNIFGGL